The DNA window GCAAACACGCGCCATTGAGGAGATCGACGCTGCGATGGCGCGGCCCCGACCGATGAACGTGCTCCTGCAAGGCGACGTCGGATCGGGCAAGACGCTGGTGGCGCTGCACGCGGCGCTCGTCGCCATCCAGAGCGGACACCAGGCAGCGGTGATGGCGCCGACGGAGGTGCTCGCCGGGCAGCACTTCCGTTCGATCGAGGATCTCCTGAGGGGTTCGGGGGGCCCAAGAAGCGAGCGCGAACGCGCGAGCGTTGGCCCCCCGGAGACGGGTCCATTCGGGGCGCACCCGTACCTCGATCCGAGCGGGCCCGAACCCGCGAGGACGGATGGGCAGGTGTCGCTCCTCGACCACGAACCTCCCGCAGAGGCTCAGGCGGGCCTGACGTACGCGCTCCTCACCGCGTCGGTCACCGGGCGGAACCGCGCGAAGCTCCTCGACGCCATCGCGAGCGGTGAGGTCGATCTCGTCGTGGGGACGCACGCGCTCGTGCAGGAGGGCGTGGCCTTCGCCGATCTCTCGCTCGCGGTGGTCGACGAGCAGCACCGCTTCGGGGTCCACCAGCGGATGGCCCTGAAGGGAAAGGGCGCCTCGCCGGATGTGCTGATCATGACGGCGACACCGATCCCGCGAACGCTCGCCCTCACGTACTACGGCGACCTGGACATGGTCGTCCTCGACGAGATGCCGAAGGGGCGGCGTCCGGTCGAGACGCGCATCGCGCGTAGTGCGGAGGAGCGCGAGGCTGCGTACGACGTCGTCCGCCGGGAGGTCGCCGCGGGGCGGCAGGCGTTCGTGGTCTGCGCGGCGATCGACGAGGCGAACAAGACCGAGGTTCGCGCGGCTGAGGTCGAGGCCGAACGCCTGGCGACCAAGGTGTTCCCCGATCTTTCCGTCGAGCTGTTGCATGGGCGCATGCGACCCGCGGAGAAGGAGCGACGCATGGAGGCGTATCGCGCCGGTGAGCACCACGTTCTGATCTCGACGACCGTGATCGAGGTCGGCGTGGACGTGCCGAACGCAACCGTCATGCTCGTCGAGAACGCGGAGCGGTTCGGCCTCGCGCAGCTCCACCAGTTGCGCGGACGGATCGGCCGCGGCGAACACGCCTCGTTCTGCATCCTGTTCGACGAGAGCACGCCGGACAACGACGACGCCAGGGCGCGACTGCTGGCGATGGTGCGGACGACGGACGGGTTCGAGCTCGCCGACGAGGACCTCCGCCTCCGGGGGGAGGGGACGCTGTTCGACGTGAAGCAGTCGGGCTTGCCCGACCTCAAGCTCGCGCGGTTGGCCGAGGACCTTGACCTCGTCCGGCGGGCCCGCGCCCGCGCGTTCGAGGTGATCGAGGCCGACCCGGGGCTCGAGGATCACCCGGCGCTGATGGGGGAGCTCCGGGCGCGGTTCGAGCATTCGATCGACTGGCTGTTCAGCTCGTAGAGAGACGCGAGGACGGATCACCGTCGGGACGGCCTACGCCTCCGGCCCTACAGATGAGCACGATTCCGCCCGAGGGATTGGGGAGATGTTCCCTCGGGCACCAACCGGCGCGACGCCCACCGAGCGCGCGCACCGCTTCGCGGTTCGCGCGGCGTTCGCGTACGCCTTGGTCGCTTCGATGTGGGTCGTCGGCCTGGACATCGCGCTGCACATGCTGCTCGAGGATCCCCTGGCGCGCTCGGTCGGCATCGCCAAGGAGGCGGTCTTCGTCCTGGCTTCGACGGGCGTGGTGTGGCTATGTATCCGGCGGTTCAGGCGGGAGTGGCAGCTCGCGCAGGGCGAGGTCGACGCGGCTGATGACGCGTTGCGGGAGTCTGAACATCGGAACCGCCTGCTCGTCGAACGCGTCCCCGGCGTTGTATGGCTGAACGAGGTCGACCGGGACGATCCGAAACGAACGCATTGCATCTACGTTGCCCCGCAGCTCGAGGAGCTCTTGGGCTACAAGCCGGACGAGTGGATGACCGACGACGACCTGTGGCAACGCGTGATCGTCGAGGACGACCGCGAGGCCGTCCTGGCCGCGAGCGATGTCGCGGACGAGACGGGCGTACTGAGCATCGAGTATCGCGCACGCCGACGCGATGGCGGCATCGTCTGGATCCACGACGAGGCCGTTCTGATCCCCGCCGACAGCGGGCGTCCCTCGCAGTGGCAGGGCCTGATGGTCGACATCACGCCGCAACGTGTCCAGGACGCGGCGCTGCACGAGCTCACCCAGTCTCTCGGCGGGGTCTTCAGCGCCTCCCCGCTCGGCATCATCGTCATCGAGTCCGACGGCCGGGTCCGCCACTGGAACCCCGCAGCCGAGCAGATGTTCGGGTGGACCGCGGCGGAGATCGTGGGCCAACCACTGCCGTACCTGCCGCCCGACAAGAAGCAGGAGTTCGCCGACCTGATGAGGCGGGAGCTCGCGGGTGAACGCATCGCGGGGTTCGAGACGACGCGGATGCGCAAGGACGGATCTCGGATCGACGTCAGCCTCTCGGTTGCCGCCCTCCGCGACGCCGACGGTGAGATCTCCGGCATGCTCGGCGTCATCGAGGACATCTCGGACCGGCGGCAGGCCGAGCAGGACAGGCGGCGAGCGCTCGACCGGCAGCTCCGTCTGGCCACGCGGCTGGAGCTGCTGCATCAGGTGGACCGCGACGTCCTGGCGGCGACGTCGATCGACGAGATGGCGGGACAGGCGCTCGAACACCTCCGACGCCTCGTGCCGTTCGATGGGGGAACCGTCGCGCTCGTCGACGCGGCGACCGGAAGGCTCACGTCCGTCGCCGTACGCCACTTCTCCGACTCGCTCGGTCCCGTTCCGGATTCGGCCACCGACATACCGGACGATGTCGTGCGAGAGCTGCTCTCGCACGACGTGCTGGTCACAGACGACCTGCAAGAGGTCGATACCCCGACTCCGTCCGCGGCGATGGCGCGAAGCGTCGGCGTCCGGAGCACGCTCTCCGTGGCGCTCAAGGCGGACGAGGGACAGCTCGGTGCGTTGATGCTCTCGTCGATGGAGCCGGGCGTGTTCGACGAGGAGGCGGCCGACATCGCGTCGGAGGTCGGCTCCGAGCTCGCCATCGCGTTCAGGCAGGCCCTGTTGCGAGACGCGCTGGCGGAACGCGCGACGCAGCTCGAGCAGCTGGCTCAGGAACGGCAACAGATGCTGCACCGCATCGTCCGGGCCCAGGAAGAAGAGCGCGAACGTGTGGCGCTCGAACTCCACGACGGCCTCGGCCAGCTGCTCACGTCGATCTCGCTGTTCGCATCAGACTTGGAGCTGGAGGTCCCGCCGCGAGCGAGGCCCCGCGCCGTTCGCGTGACCGAGCTCGTCCGGCGCGCGATCGCGGACAGCCGTCAGCTCGTGTGGAGCCTCCGCCCACCCGAGCTCGAACGACTCGGCCTCGTACCGGCGGTGCGCCGACTCGCGGAGGACGTCTCCGTCCCGGACGTCCTCGTCGACTTGCACGAGGAGATCGGGGAGCTTCGGCTTCCCCCGGAGTCCGAGGCGGTCGTGTATCGCGTCGTGCAAGAGGCCGTCCACAACGCGCAGAAGCACGCGCGCGCCGAGGCGATCTCGATCGTGATGCGGCGGAACGACGGCATGCTGACGACGCTCGTCGAAGACAACGGCAGGGGGTTCGATCCGGCTTCGATCCAGCCGGGACGGGGACTCGGATTGATCGGCATGCGCGAGCGCGCCGAGCTCGTCGAGGGCAGGCTCGTGGTCGAGTCGGCTACCGGGGCAGGGACCAGGATCCGGCTCGAGGTTCCGATCAAGGATGCGCCGAACGTCACACGCACCGCTGTCCCGGGGAGGGTGAACGCGTGAACGGCGCCACGATCGGCGTGCTCCTGATCGACGACCACGTTGTCGTCCGAGAGGGCTTGCGCGCACTTCTGGAACGACAGGACGGTGTCACCGTCGTGGCCGAGGCCGGTTCGGTCGACGACGCAGTGGCGCTCGACGTCCGTGCCGACGTCGTCGTCGCGGACTTGATGCTTCCGGACGAGCGGGGGGCCGAGGTGGTCCGCCGTCTCAAGCAACGGCACCCGGCCGCCGCGATCCTGGTGCTGACGATGGTGGACAACCCGACGGACGTGCAGATGTGTCTCGCCGCCGGCGCGAGCGGCTACCTCCTGAAGGAGACGGCCTCGACGGAGCTCGTCGACGCGGTTCGGCGCGTCGCTGCTGGCTCGGAATACCTCCAGCCCTCGCTGGGCGCCGCGCTCGCTCGGTGGCGCGACACGCCCGGTCGCGTCCGGGCGCGTGCCATCGACGACCTCAGCGAGCGCGAACGCGAGGTGCTGCGCCTCATCGCGCTCGGGCACACGAACGCCGAGATCGCCTCGATGCTGTTCGTCTCTGTGCGAACCGTCGAGAACCACCGCGCGAGCGTCATGCGCAAGCTCGGCCTTCGCACCCGCGCCGAGCTCGTTCGGCACGCGAACGAGGCCGGGGTCGTCTAGCCCCGCCGCGTGATGGAGGCTGTGTAGCTTCCGCACGTGCGCGTGATCGCCGGGACCGCGAAGGGCGTCCGGCTCGCGTCCGTTCCGTCGGGAGTTCGGCCCGTCTCCGACCGCGCCAGGGAGGGGCTGTTCTCGAGCATCGGCGCAGACGTCCCCGGCGCCGACGTCCTCGACCTGTATGCCGGAACCGGGGCGCTCGGGATCGAGGCGCTCTCGCGGGGGGCCGAGCGCGCGACGTTCGTCGAGCAGAGCAGGGCCGCCCTCCGCACCATCCACCAGAACCTCGATCGGACCCGCCTGGCCCAACGCGCCGAGGTCGTCTCATCCGAGGTCTCCGGGTTCGTCATCCGAAGGAGCGCTCCGGCCCGCAGGTTCGACCTGGTCCTGGCCGACCCGCCCTACGACGCCGACGTCGCGGCGGTCGAGGGCGTGCTCGAAGGCCTCTCCGACGGGTGGGTGCAGGCCGGCGGGGCGGTCGTTCTCACCCGTGGCTCCAGGAGTTTCACGCCTGTCATTCCAGTACACTGGCTCGTCGCAAGGCGTCTTGAGTACGGGGACACCGCCGTACTGATCCTCCGGGAGGCATAGATGGGCTTGACCGCCCTGTGTCCGGGGACGTTCGACCCCGTGACGAACGGTCACCTCGACATCATCGAACGTGCTGCTCAGCGCTTCGACGCGCTGATCATCGGCGTGCTCGACAATCCCTCCAAGCAACCGCTGTTCACCGCGGAGGAGCGCGTCACCCTGCTCAAGGAGGTCACGCAGGGCCTCAACAACGTCGAGGTCGAGGCGTTCTCCGGATTGCTCGTGGAATACGCGACTCAGCGCGGCGCGGACGTCGTCGTCAAGGGCCTCCGCGCGGTGACCGACTTCGAGTACGAGATCCAGATGGCGCAGATGAACCACTCGCTCGCCGGCGTGGAGACGCTGTTCATGACCACAGCGCCGCAGTGGTCGTTCCTGTCGTCCTCCCTGGTGAGGGAGGTCGCGAAGCTGGGCGGAGAAGTGAGCGGCCTCGTTCCTCCCGTCGTCGCCGAGCGCCTCAAGGAGAGGTTCGCGTAGGCATGGACCTTTCCGCCCGGATCCAGCAGCTTGAGGAGCTCGTGCGCGACGCGAAGTCGATGCCGCTGTCGTCGTCAGCACTCTTGAACCGCGACGAGGTGCTCGAGCTCATCACGCAGATGAAGGACTCGCTCCCGGACGAGATCAAGCAGGCACGGTGGATCGTGAAGGACCGTGAGGAGCTCTTGGCGAAGGCTCGCCGCGACACGGAGGCGATGGTCGAAGCCGCGCGCGAGGAGCAGTTGCGAATGGCCTCCCACGAGGCGGTCGTGCAGCGCGCGCAGGAGGAGGCGCAGCGCATCGTGCAGGAAGCAAGCGAGGACGGTCGCCGGCTCCGTCTGGAGTCGGAGGACTACGTCGACGCGAAGCTCGCGCAGCTCGAGGGCGCGCTGCAGCGGATCCTCGAGGACGTGATCGAGACCAACCAGTCGATCAGCCGGACGATCGACCAGGTTCAGGCGGGGCGCGAGAAGCTCCGCGGCTCCGTTCCCACGACCAACGTCGAGATCGGTCCCGACGTCCAGATGCCGATGCTCGAGGACGAGGGCGCATGATGCGCCCCATCGATGTGCGCGACCTGATCGAACACCCCGGCGCCTCGAAGAGCGTTCGCGTCGAGGAGGGCGTTCCCGGTCTGCACACCGAGCTCGCCGACGTCCGCGAGGACGAACCGATCGAGGGTGACCTCACGCTCGAGAGCGTCCTCGACGGGATCTTCGTTCACGGAAGCATCTCCGGGCGGTTCACGATGCGCTGTGCCAGATGTCTGAAGGAGTTCGCACGCGACTTCGATCTCGCGGTCGAGGAGATGTTCGCGCGCGAGCCAGGACCCGAGGACGACTACGCGATCGACCCGGACCTGAGCCTCGACCCCGAGCCCATGGTTCGAGACGCGGTCGTGCTGGAGATGCCGTTCTCGCCGCTGTGCAAGCCGGACTGCCTGGGGCTGTGCCCCGTATGCGGCGGAGACCGCAACCTCGGAGAGTGCCCGGGCCACGACACGACGGATCCGCGGTGGTCCGCGCTCGCCGGACTCCTCATCGACGCGCCGGATGTTCCATCCGACGAGGGCGCAGGCCCATCCCCACGCCACGCCGAAAGCTGACCGCGACCAACAGAAAGGACAGGATCGATGCCGGTTCCGAAGCGACGCCAGTCCCACACGAGGAGCGCCAAGCGAAAGGCCAACTGGAAGGCGCAACCGCCGACCTACTCGGAGTGCCCGCAGTGCCACCAGCCGAAGCTTCCGCACCGCGTCTGCTCGAACTGCGGCTACTACGCAGGGCGCCAAGCGGTGGAGGTCGAGTGACGGCGTGACACCCGCTGCTGATTCCCAGGCCTCGAAGGGCGGAGCGCGGGGCCGAACGAAGAGAGCCTCGCGCGCAGGAGCGGCGAACGGGCACAACGATCAGGCGCTCGACCGGTTGCTCGGCGTTCGGTTCAAGGACGCCGCGCTGCGCGAGATCGCACTCACGCACCGTTCATACGCGTTCGAGAACGACACGCACGCCCACAACGAACGCCTGGAGTTCCTGGGCGACGCCGTCCTCGGCATCGTCGTCACCGACATGGCGTTTCGTGAGTTCCCCGAGATGACGGAGGGTGAGCTGGCGAAGCTGCGTGCGGCGATCGTGAACATGGGCGCGCTGGCCGACGTCGCACGCGATCTCGGGATCGGGAGGTACGTACTCCTTGGGAAGGGCGAAGAGGGCAGCGGAGGGCGAGACAAGAGCAGCATCCTCGCCGATGCGCTCGAGGCGCTTCTCGGCGCCGTCTACCTGGACCGAGGACTCGACGCGGCAAGCAAGCTGATCGTGCGGGTGTTCAGGCCACGGATGATCGCGTACGTGCGCGGCGAAGGCGGCCGCGATTACAAGACGATCCTTCAGGAGCTGGCGTCGGCGGATCTGCACTCGCTCCCCGAGTACCGCATCAGCGAGCGAGGCCCAGATCACGAGAAGGAGTTCACGGCGACGGTGTTCCTCGGTGGACGGGAGCTCGGGAGCGGCATGGGCCGCTCGAAAAAGGAGGCCGAACAGGAGGCCGCACACCAGGCGTACGTCCGACTGACCGAGCGGGACGGCGCCCGCCGCACCCAGAGCCTGGAATCGCACGCCGGCGCGACGGCGAGGACTGACGCCCAGCCCGCGGCGGTACGGAAGAAGGCGAGGTAAGTGGAACTCCCCGAGGTCGAGGTCATGCGGCGCGACTTGGAAAAGGACGTCGTCGGACGCAAGGTGGCAACGGCCGACGTCCGGGCGTCGAGGAATGCGATGCGCGTGATCCGACGTCACGGAAAGCGCAAGGAGTTCACCGACCGGGTCGTGGGCCGGAAGTTCACCAAGGCCGAGCGCCGCGGTAAGTACGTCCTGCTTCACATGGATGACGGCGACGTCCTCGTCGTGCACTTCGGGATGTCCGGACAGTTCGTGCGCGGCACCAAGCGCGTGCCCCTCCCCCAGCACACACACGTCGTGATCACGTTCGTCCAAGGCGGCGACCTACGCTTCGTCGACCCGCGCACGTTCGGCGAGATGTTCGTGACGGGCGCGGACGAGCTGGGCAAGGTGAGGGAGCTACAGCACATTGCGATCGACCCGCTCGATCACGTCTTCACGTGGAACGCGTTCGGCGGCGCGCTCACGCAGCGCGCGACGAAGATGAAACAGCTGCTCATGGACCAGAAGTTCGTGAGCGGCCTGGGGAATATCTACTCGGACGAAGTGCTGTTCGGCGCAGGTCTGCGATACGACCGGCTCTCCGATTCGCTGTCCTCGCAGGAGGTCCGGCGCCTGTACCGAGCGATGCAGGAGGTGCTGCAGGAGGCGATCCGATTCCGCGGCACGACGCTCGACGACGAGGCGTACATGGATCTGTTCGGCAAGCCGGGGGAGTTCCAGAACGAGTTGAAGGTGTACGGACGGGCCGGGCTCCCGTGCCGCCGGTGTCGAACGCCGATCCAGGCCGTCAAGATCTCGGGGCGGAACGCGTACTTCTGCCCCCAGTGCCAGAGCTGACCTAGTCCAGCTCCGCTCCGGCTGCGCGCATCCGCTCGAGGGCGCGTTCGCCGTCGCCGTCCCGCAAGTCCACCGCGCGGACCCCGTCGACGAGCACCGTCATATCGTGTCCGAATCGGATCGCATCGAGCGTCGTCTCGACCACGCAGTAGTCCGTGGCCAGGCCGGCGATCGCGAGCGAGTCGGCGCTTCGTTGGCGAAGGATGAACTCGAGCTCGGTCGCGCGGACGTCGCCGGTCTCGGGATGGCGCACGCTGAACCCGGAGTAACCGTCACTGCCGTCCTCACCCTTGCGAACGATCGTCGCGCTCTCGGCGACGCGGAGTCCCGGGTGGAACTGCGCTCCCCACGTATCTCGAACGCAGTGGACGGGCCAGATGCCGCCGTCTTTCCGGAAGTGCGGAGTGACCGGGGGATGCCAGTCCTGCGTGTACACGACCGACGCGCCGCCATCGAAGGCGCGCTCGATCTCACGGTTCACGAACGGAACGACCTCCTCGCCGCGTCGCACGTACAGGCTGCCCCTCGGGTCGGCGAAATCGTTCTGCACGTCGACGACGATCAGGGCCGTCCGAGGGTCGTACTGGATCACGAACCTAGTATGCCGACGGTGAAACGAACCCGTGTGGTCGTGTCGGGTCGCGTTCAGGGCGTCTTCTTTCGAGCTACGTGCGCGCGTCTCGCTCGCGAGGCCGGCGTCGGCGGCTACGTGCGGAACCGTTCGGACGGTGGCGTCGAGGCCGCGTTCGAAGGAACGAACGACGCCGTAGACCGGATGGTCGATTGGTGCCGCAGCGGACCGGAGCTCGCTCGTATCGACGAGGTCGAGGCGGTCGCCGAGGACCCCGTCGGGGACATCTCGTTCCGCGTGGTGCACTGATCCTGTCGGCCCGAAGTTCGGGCTCGGAAATGCGAGGCCGGGCGCAAAGCCGCTGCTAGCATCGCCTTTCGATGTTCCTCCGATCCCTGCAGGTCCGAGGCTTCAAGTCGTTCGCCGACAAGACCACGCTGGAACTGGCGCCGGGCGTCTCGGTGATCATCGGCCCCAACGGGTCGGGTAAGTCCAACCTCGTCGACGCGATCAGCTGGGTGCTTGGGGAGCAGGGGCCTCGAGCGCTTCGCGGCGGGCAGATGGCCGACGTGATCTTCGCCGGAAGTCCACAGCGTCCTGCGCTGGGTATGGCCGAGGTGAAGCTGGTGATCGACAACTCCGCCGGGCTGATCCCTGTACCGATGACCGAGATCGAGATCGCTCGCACGATCTTCCGCTCGGGCGACAGCGAGTACCGCATCGGCGGTCAGGTCGTCAGGTTGCTCGACGTGCAGGAGCTGCTCTCCGAGAGCGGCATCGGTCGCGGTCTGCACACCGTCGTCGGGCAAGGTCAGCTGGAGGACGTGCTGTCGGCACGCCCCGAGGACCGACGCCGCTACGTCGAGGAAGCAGCCGGTGTGGCGAAGCATCGCAAACGCAAGGAGCGTGCCGAGCGCAAGCTCAGCGGACTCGATCAAGACCTACTGCGGCTGAAAGACGTCCAGGCCGAGCTGCGGCGGCAACTGAAGCCGCTCAAGCAACAAGCCGAGGTGGCGCGGCGCCATGAGGAGCTCACCGCGGAGGCCGACGCGCTCGCGGTGCAGCTCGCCGCCGCGCGTCTGCGGGAGCTGTTGAACGAGCGCGAGAGCCGGAGCGGCGGATGGCAGGAGGGGCTGGCACGACGTACGGCGGCGCGCGAGCGGCTCGACTCGCTGGATGCGCGGGTCGCCGCAGCGGCGGACGACCGTGCACGCGCGGTGTGGGCGCTCCAGGAATCCGAGGGACGCCTTCGCGACGCGCAGGCGGCGAAGTCCGCAGCCGAGCTCGAGCTGAGGCGCGCGGTGGAGCTCGAGTCAGAGGCACGTGAGACACTTGCGGCGCAAGGTTCTCGGGGAGCACGACTCTCTTCACTCGAGACCGAGGTGCTCGGGCTTCAACGCCGAGCGGCTGACCTGGCCGATGAGATGGCCACGCGCGAACGCGAGCTGGACGAGGCCGAACGCGCGTTCCTCTCCGCGGCCGAGATGAGATTGCATGTCGAAGAGGAGCGGCGCCGCGCCCTCGAGGAGGCGGCGGCGCATCGCGCCGAGATGCAGACGCTCAGGCGCTCGCTCGCGTCGTACGAGCGTGAACGGGCGCGGCTCGAGGAGGGGATTGCGAACGTTCGGGAACGTCGGACGGTCGCCGAACGCGAACGCGAGAGCCTGGGCGACGAGGTCGAGCGCCTCGACGCAGAGACGGCGCCGCTGTCGGAACGGCGCGCCGAGCTCGAACGCGAACGCCACTCAGTGGCGGCGGCGGTGGAAACGCTCGAACAGACGCTGCGGCGTCATGAGTATCGGCGCGACGTGCTCGGTGCGCGGCTGGAGGACCTGGAACAGACGCCGGGCCGGCGCTTCATCACGGGTCACAAGGAGCGCGCGCTCGGTCTGCTCGGCGAGCTCGTCCGCGCGGAGAAGGGATGGGAACGAGCCCTGCGCGCCGGGCTCGGGCCACTGTCGGACGCGGTCGTCTACGCCGACGAGGAGCTTGCGATCGGGGACGCGGCGGACGGAGACGGCGCCACGCTCACCATCGCGGGAGGGGGTCCGACGGCGTCCGTCCTGCCGGGCGAGCGCACCCTGCTGAGCGTCGTCGACGCGGATGCGTCCGCGCGCGGTCTGGTCACGACCGTGCTGGCGGACATCTACCTTGCCGAGACGCTCGTGGAAGCGACCGAGAAGCATCGGAGGCATCCCAAGGCGTCGTTCGTCACGCCGAAAGGGGTCCTACTCGGACCCGCGGTGATCCGGACGGCTGCGGTCGCGGACTCGCGCGGAGCGGAGATCCGGCGGGAGCTGAACGTCGTCGAACACGACCTGGCGCGAGCGACGTCGTCGGCGAGGCCGCGACGCGAACGGCTCGACGCCATCGCCACCGAGATCGACGAGCTGACCGAGCAGATCGAGCGCTCGGACGCGATGATCACGCGAGCCGCGGATCGCATCGCTCGGGTCGACGCGGAGATCGCGTCGATCGCCAAGGAGGACGAGCTCCTCTCGCAACGGCTCGCCGGCCTGGACGACGCGGCAGCGGCGTGGCGCGACGCGCTCGCCGCGGCGGAGCCGATGACGCACGAGGTTCCGGACCTGCCGCAGGCCCCCGAGCCGCCGGTGCAAGCGCGAGTCGCCGTTGAGACGCTTCGACGAGATCGCGCCGGGGTCGAGGAGCGGCTGGCGGCGGCGCGCGGCGAGCGCGACGCGCTCGCCGGGCAGGACGAGGACACCTTCCGGACGACGCTCCAAACCGCTCGGAACGAGCGCGCCGATGCCGAGGGGCGACTCTCGAGCGCCGAGACCGCGCTCGAGGCCGCGGCCTCTGCCCGCATCGCCGCCGCAGAAGCGGACCGCGCAGCCACGGAGGAGGAGGCCGAGTCGAATCGCCTGTGGCGCGACGCGTCGACGGAGCTCGATCGTCTTCGCGAGGACTATCAGGACGAAGATCGGCTCCGCGGTGACCTCGAACGCCGCATCCGGGACGCGGAGCGCCTCTTGCGCGAGGGACACCAGCGCGAGCCGAACGACGCGGTGGCCGAGCTCACCGAGGAAGCCACGGTGTCCACGATCGAGCGGCGAGCGGAGCTCGTTCAGCGACGTCTCGGACTGCTCGGCCGCGTCAACCTGCTCGCGGGCGGCGAGTTCGAGGCGATGCAGGAGCGGTACGACTTCATGCAGCGAGAGCTAGACGACGTTCGCAAGGCGCGGAGAGATCTGCTCGAGGTGATCCAGCGTGTCGAGATGGAGATCGCCACGACGTTCGAGGCGGCGTACCGCGACGTGGCGGCGGAGTTCGAACGGCTGATCGCGGAGTTGTTCCCGGGCGGCGAGGGACGACTCATTGCGACCGAGCCGGGTGACCTGCTGAACACGGGTATCGAGATCGAGGCTCGCCCCGGCCGCAAGCGCGTCAAGCGCATCAGTCTGCTGTCGGGCGGCGAGCGCGCGCTGACCGCGCTGGCGTTCCTGTTCGCGATCTTCAAGGCTCGGCCGAGCCCGTTCTACCTGATGGACGAGGTCGAACCCGCGCTCGACGACATCAACCTGCACCGATTCATCAAGCTGGTGGAGGGCTTCGCCGCCGAGTCGCAGGTCATCATCGTGACGCACCAGAAACGGACGATGGAGGTCGCCGGGATCATGTACGGCATCTCGATGTCGAAGGACGGTACGTCGCGCGTCC is part of the Actinomycetota bacterium genome and encodes:
- a CDS encoding AAA family ATPase translates to MFLRSLQVRGFKSFADKTTLELAPGVSVIIGPNGSGKSNLVDAISWVLGEQGPRALRGGQMADVIFAGSPQRPALGMAEVKLVIDNSAGLIPVPMTEIEIARTIFRSGDSEYRIGGQVVRLLDVQELLSESGIGRGLHTVVGQGQLEDVLSARPEDRRRYVEEAAGVAKHRKRKERAERKLSGLDQDLLRLKDVQAELRRQLKPLKQQAEVARRHEELTAEADALAVQLAAARLRELLNERESRSGGWQEGLARRTAARERLDSLDARVAAAADDRARAVWALQESEGRLRDAQAAKSAAELELRRAVELESEARETLAAQGSRGARLSSLETEVLGLQRRAADLADEMATRERELDEAERAFLSAAEMRLHVEEERRRALEEAAAHRAEMQTLRRSLASYERERARLEEGIANVRERRTVAERERESLGDEVERLDAETAPLSERRAELERERHSVAAAVETLEQTLRRHEYRRDVLGARLEDLEQTPGRRFITGHKERALGLLGELVRAEKGWERALRAGLGPLSDAVVYADEELAIGDAADGDGATLTIAGGGPTASVLPGERTLLSVVDADASARGLVTTVLADIYLAETLVEATEKHRRHPKASFVTPKGVLLGPAVIRTAAVADSRGAEIRRELNVVEHDLARATSSARPRRERLDAIATEIDELTEQIERSDAMITRAADRIARVDAEIASIAKEDELLSQRLAGLDDAAAAWRDALAAAEPMTHEVPDLPQAPEPPVQARVAVETLRRDRAGVEERLAAARGERDALAGQDEDTFRTTLQTARNERADAEGRLSSAETALEAAASARIAAAEADRAATEEEAESNRLWRDASTELDRLREDYQDEDRLRGDLERRIRDAERLLREGHQREPNDAVAELTEEATVSTIERRAELVQRRLGLLGRVNLLAGGEFEAMQERYDFMQRELDDVRKARRDLLEVIQRVEMEIATTFEAAYRDVAAEFERLIAELFPGGEGRLIATEPGDLLNTGIEIEARPGRKRVKRISLLSGGERALTALAFLFAIFKARPSPFYLMDEVEPALDDINLHRFIKLVEGFAAESQVIIVTHQKRTMEVAGIMYGISMSKDGTSRVLAQRLDQLTDGIETAPTPRGAVVPESNPVG
- a CDS encoding isochorismatase family protein, encoding MIQYDPRTALIVVDVQNDFADPRGSLYVRRGEEVVPFVNREIERAFDGGASVVYTQDWHPPVTPHFRKDGGIWPVHCVRDTWGAQFHPGLRVAESATIVRKGEDGSDGYSGFSVRHPETGDVRATELEFILRQRSADSLAIAGLATDYCVVETTLDAIRFGHDMTVLVDGVRAVDLRDGDGERALERMRAAGAELD
- the mutM gene encoding bifunctional DNA-formamidopyrimidine glycosylase/DNA-(apurinic or apyrimidinic site) lyase — protein: MELPEVEVMRRDLEKDVVGRKVATADVRASRNAMRVIRRHGKRKEFTDRVVGRKFTKAERRGKYVLLHMDDGDVLVVHFGMSGQFVRGTKRVPLPQHTHVVITFVQGGDLRFVDPRTFGEMFVTGADELGKVRELQHIAIDPLDHVFTWNAFGGALTQRATKMKQLLMDQKFVSGLGNIYSDEVLFGAGLRYDRLSDSLSSQEVRRLYRAMQEVLQEAIRFRGTTLDDEAYMDLFGKPGEFQNELKVYGRAGLPCRRCRTPIQAVKISGRNAYFCPQCQS
- a CDS encoding acylphosphatase, with the translated sequence MPTVKRTRVVVSGRVQGVFFRATCARLAREAGVGGYVRNRSDGGVEAAFEGTNDAVDRMVDWCRSGPELARIDEVEAVAEDPVGDISFRVVH